The DNA region GCGGCCACTTCCCGGACGGCGCCGACAAGTTCACCCTCGAGGACCTCGAGTCCGAGACGCAGGCGCAGTGGTACCTGCGTCAGATGCTCGGCTCCGCGAACTTCACCGGCAGCAAGCTGACGCACTTCATGTCCGGCAACCTGTCGTTCCAGATCGAGCACCACCTCTTCCCGACCATCCCGTCGAACCGGTACGCCGAGATATCAGAGAAGGTCCAGGACGTCTGCCGACGGTGGGACCTCCCGTACACCACCGGGCCGCTGTACAAGCAGTACTGGCAGTCCTGGCGCACCATCGCCAAGCTTTCGCTCCCGAACCGCTTCCTCAAGGCCACGCCGGACGACGCGCCGGAGACCCGCTCGGAGAAGATGTTCGCGGGCGAGCCCAAGACCTACGAGGATGCCACGGGACCCCGCTCGGGTCTGGTCACCGCCCTCAAGCACCGGACCGATCCCACGCAGCTCCGTCGACTGACGCGGACCGTCTGAGCGTGGCGGGCCGCGCACCGAGCGACCGGACACCGAGCGTCGACGAGACGCATCGGCGACCGGAGGGGGCGTCCGACGCCGAGATCGAGGCCGCCGGCACCGTGGGCGAGGCGATGGAGTACATCGAGCGTGCCCGCGGTCGCCTGTACGACCTGCACCAGTTGATCGGTCGGGCGGACATCCTGTTCCAGGACGCCGCCGACCAACTGGAGCAGGTCGGCCGAACCGAACTCGCCGAGCGGATCCGCAGCGAGATGGTGGGGATCAACGTCCTCCACGGTCGCTGGACCTTCCAGATGGTGGAGGAGTTCGACGACGGGTTCTGGAGCACCGCCCGCGCGCTCGACGGCGCGGTGCGCGACGAGCTCACCGGTGGGCGGCGGCATGTCCACGAGGCCGAGATGAAGGAGGCCAACCGGACCGGCGGCCGCCGCGGTCACGAGGCGACCCCGCAGGACCGGAACCCGGGCCGGTGAGCCCACCCGGGAGGTGGGTGCGCGTCGCGGCGGCGTCCCCCGGTCAGCCCGTCCGGTGTCGACCGGAGATCTTGTGCCTCTCGGCCTCGGTCAGCCCGCCCCACACGCCGTAGAGCTCACCGACGCTGAGGGCGAACTGCCGACAGGTATCGAACACCGGGCACGTCGCACAGACCGACTTGGCCTGCTCCTCCTTCTTGCGCCGCTCCCCCTTCGACTCCTCCTCCAGGCTGTAGAAGAGGTCCTCGTGCCCGATGCACGCGGCATGGTCCCGCCAGGACCAGAAGTCCGAGGTGGGTTCGAGGTTCCTGTATCTCGGCAATTCAGCCTCCGTCCCTGCGCCTCGCGAAGTGCCCTGCCTCGAGCCCTGAGAGTTCGTCGTCCGCAGTCGTCAACGCAATACTGTCAGCGTTCGACGTCCGCGGTTCCGCACTCTGCTGGGCCGTCAGGGTGATTCTCCCACCGCCACCGCGCGTACGCAGCGGTTATCAGCACTGCTGATATCCGGGTGAGAAAACGCCTACTCGCCCATCGGGAGACGGTGCGCACCCGAGACGGGACTACCTCGT from Dietzia sp. B32 includes:
- a CDS encoding WhiB family transcriptional regulator, coding for MPRYRNLEPTSDFWSWRDHAACIGHEDLFYSLEEESKGERRKKEEQAKSVCATCPVFDTCRQFALSVGELYGVWGGLTEAERHKISGRHRTG